A region of Cellulophaga sp. RHA19 DNA encodes the following proteins:
- a CDS encoding CAP domain-containing protein: MKKIKFSLIYLVIILFLSCTTDSVDELYKEVAVTEMEAELVTLINNHRTTIGLKKLQTSNNAYRYAKEHNVYMIQVNDINYDNFIKRAEGLSSETSATLVAENVANKYHTASQILDAWLKSENHKNNIETDFKYTGISILSNTQGEYYVTQMLYK, encoded by the coding sequence ATGAAAAAGATAAAATTCTCCTTAATTTACCTTGTTATAATTTTATTTTTAAGCTGTACCACAGACAGTGTAGACGAATTATATAAAGAAGTTGCGGTAACAGAAATGGAAGCCGAATTAGTTACATTAATTAACAACCACAGAACTACAATTGGTTTAAAAAAATTACAAACAAGTAACAATGCCTATAGGTATGCCAAAGAGCATAATGTGTATATGATACAAGTTAATGATATAAACTATGATAATTTTATAAAAAGGGCAGAGGGTTTATCTTCTGAAACTAGTGCAACTCTTGTTGCAGAAAATGTAGCAAATAAGTACCATACAGCATCACAAATTTTAGATGCATGGTTAAAAAGTGAAAATCATAAGAATAATATAGAAACCGACTTTAAATATACTGGCATATCTATATTAAGTAATACACAAGGTGAGTACTATGTAACTCAAATGTTATACAAATAA
- a CDS encoding CAP domain-containing protein, translating to MLKKIPYLVLIFSFALTSCSKDNLDDELSTKSSAELENELFAQVNKHRESIGKQPLLKSTIAKQYAEKHCIYMATTKDLSHANFEERAKAISEKTGANYISENIANSYKSAQETITSWLQSDGHKANLEGDYTHTGISVMYEQDGDYYYTQLFYK from the coding sequence ATGTTAAAAAAAATACCTTACTTAGTTTTAATTTTTTCTTTTGCTTTAACAAGTTGTTCTAAAGACAACTTAGATGATGAGCTTAGCACTAAAAGTAGTGCAGAACTAGAAAACGAATTGTTTGCACAAGTAAACAAACACAGAGAATCTATTGGTAAGCAACCATTATTAAAAAGTACCATAGCTAAACAGTATGCAGAAAAGCATTGTATATATATGGCAACTACTAAAGATTTGAGTCACGCTAATTTTGAAGAAAGAGCTAAAGCAATTTCTGAAAAAACTGGCGCAAACTACATTTCAGAAAACATAGCAAATAGTTATAAATCTGCTCAAGAAACCATAACTAGCTGGTTACAAAGTGATGGCCATAAAGCAAACCTAGAAGGTGATTATACACATACTGGCATAAGTGTTATGTATGAACAAGATGGCGATTACTACTACACACAACTTTTTTACAAATAA
- a CDS encoding alpha-2-macroglobulin family protein, with protein sequence MKTKSIFFVLILALFFGCKKKATVVDAESAAKYVEYVAGYTDGIISTKAPVQIILAQPVEAWENGKDLDSGILKVSPNVAGTLKAVNSKTIVFTPKDTFKQDTQYTFELNIKEIFKDVPEDLEEFAFSVNTIKQEFSVTLSPMQAYSKEYQYIDIQLRSADDLSLETVKKLTKATYKGKELAFKYNNQPKSGTQFQFKLDSIRRYAEDENLVLTYNGKSFDIDTEGKIDIVIPGKNNFSVLNVDVRQTGSPVVRINFSDPLKKGQNLKGLVVIENDANPKFSIKGNTLYVYPSTSHSGSVLLEIFDGIQRNDGQKLKKKFTERIAFEEIKPQVRVLSNGSILPTSTNLKVNFEAVNLSAVDVKVFRIYENNVLQFLQVSELNGNNQLRRVARPIAGKKLELINELTVNNGKWQAHALDLTSLITPEKGAIYRVEFSFKPQYSLYSCDDTNFSDEEEKEESFDEETESSYWDNAESYYDNSYSWSERENPCHTSYYVNKKVGVNILATDIGVTVKKGLNKNYFVAVADLITTKPISGAKVTFYNYQQQELGSVTTNAEGVSFYDADHLAFFAVADFKGQKTYVKLNDGNALSVSKFKVNGVKLQKGIKGYIFGERGVWRPGDMLHLSFVLNDNANKLPANHPVKLELLDPYGKIVHREIKTSGVNNFYNFPIQTDEEAPTGDWLARVSVGGAQFTKTIKIETIKPNRLKIKNDFGAGILKGGNPISGTMEVKWLHGAVAKNLNTDIAAKFNTKATTFKNYPGFIFDDPSRAFSAEEQVVYNGKINEEGKAKFSINPQLESNPPGMLQAAFVTKVYENGGDFSTDVFTKEYSPYQTYIGLNVPKGDKSKGMLLTDVKHNFEVVSVDQDGKPKAAKNLKVAIYKIQWRWWWETSEDNLTHYGNSGYRNKVYETTISTNSKGKGNFEFELKYPDWGRYLVRVEDENGGHATGKAVYIDWPGWAGKSKKNDPSAATMLLFSSDKEKYNVGETATFTFPSSENGRALVTVENGSEVLESLWVETQKGETKFTIPMTKEYTPNVFIHISLLQPHASTQNDLPIRMYGVIPISVENKETKLEPEIDMPDVLRPEETINVEVSEKEGKAMTYTIAIVDEGLLDLTRFKTPNPWGTFYANEALGVKTWDIYDDVIGAFGGRINQVFAIGGDDELAGAKNKKANRFEPMVVHLGPFKLEKGETKAHKIKIPKYVGSVRTMVVAADAEKEAYGSQEKTTPVRKPLMILASLPRKMTPGESVILPVTVFAMEKKVKNVKIKIKENKAFTIEAGNSKSLRFDTPDEKMAYFVLKVSDFKGIGKVVVEASGNGEKASFEIPIDVVNPNPVTADASNYIIDPNSRKTINLETFGVAGTNTASIELSTLPPMNFNGRMQYLIRYPHGCVEQTTSGAFPQLFLADIFDMPKAKKQQVQKNVEMAINRLAGFQTSNGGLSYWPGQSRANDWGTTYAGHFMLEAEKRGFVLPIGFKSKWITYQKNVAKQYRSSGRYTLLPQAYRLYTLALAGSADVASMNRLQETKDLSNQSKLRLAAAYALIGQKAVAVKLMNSATLDFSNGKHNYDTYGSTERNKAMALETMVVMQNKQTSQQLAKEVAEALNSDKYMSTQSTAYSLLAIAKFADLVGGKGIKATIKVNGKDDKVSTSKTLANRVLSIKNGSNTIDIKNNEGNTLYVTLVNSGKLPVGQEKTVQNNLDVTVVYKSRNGSVIDASQIQQGTDFVAEVVLKNTTNTKIEDVALTEIFPSGWEIVNTRFTDFGNFAENNVTYTDLRDDRANFYFDLRDNQTKSFRILLNASYLGTYYLPGIQAEAMYDSDYLVRTKGRWVEVVK encoded by the coding sequence ATGAAAACCAAGTCAATCTTTTTTGTTTTAATACTAGCCCTGTTTTTTGGGTGTAAAAAAAAGGCAACCGTTGTAGATGCTGAGTCTGCAGCTAAGTATGTAGAATATGTAGCCGGATATACAGATGGTATTATATCTACAAAAGCACCTGTGCAAATTATTTTAGCTCAACCTGTAGAGGCTTGGGAAAACGGTAAGGATTTAGATTCGGGTATACTAAAAGTGTCTCCTAATGTTGCAGGTACCTTAAAAGCTGTAAATAGCAAAACTATTGTTTTTACTCCTAAAGATACTTTTAAACAAGATACTCAGTATACGTTTGAATTAAATATAAAAGAAATTTTTAAAGATGTTCCAGAGGATCTTGAAGAATTTGCGTTTTCTGTAAATACAATTAAACAAGAGTTTAGTGTAACGCTAAGTCCAATGCAGGCATACTCTAAAGAGTATCAATATATAGATATACAACTTAGGTCTGCAGATGATTTATCTTTAGAAACGGTAAAAAAATTAACTAAAGCCACTTATAAAGGTAAAGAGTTAGCTTTTAAATATAACAACCAACCAAAAAGCGGAACTCAGTTTCAGTTTAAGTTAGATAGTATTAGAAGGTATGCAGAGGATGAAAATTTAGTATTAACATACAACGGAAAATCTTTTGATATAGATACAGAAGGTAAAATTGATATTGTAATACCAGGTAAAAATAATTTTTCAGTATTAAACGTAGACGTAAGACAAACGGGAAGTCCTGTTGTAAGAATCAATTTTTCGGATCCATTAAAAAAAGGTCAAAATTTAAAAGGTTTAGTGGTTATAGAGAATGATGCTAATCCTAAGTTTTCTATTAAGGGTAATACTTTATATGTATACCCGTCTACATCACATTCTGGTTCTGTTTTATTAGAGATTTTTGATGGAATACAAAGAAATGATGGTCAGAAATTAAAAAAGAAGTTTACAGAGCGTATTGCTTTTGAAGAGATTAAGCCACAAGTTAGAGTATTGTCTAACGGTTCTATTTTGCCAACATCTACTAACTTAAAAGTAAATTTTGAAGCTGTAAACTTAAGCGCTGTAGATGTAAAAGTTTTTCGTATTTATGAGAACAATGTGCTACAGTTTTTACAAGTATCAGAATTAAATGGAAACAACCAGTTAAGAAGAGTTGCAAGACCAATTGCAGGTAAAAAATTAGAGTTAATAAATGAGCTTACCGTGAATAATGGTAAGTGGCAAGCGCACGCGTTAGATTTAACAAGCTTAATTACGCCAGAGAAAGGCGCTATTTATAGGGTAGAGTTTTCATTTAAACCACAATATAGTTTATACTCTTGTGATGATACTAATTTTTCTGATGAAGAAGAAAAAGAGGAGTCTTTTGATGAGGAAACAGAAAGTAGTTATTGGGATAATGCAGAAAGCTATTACGACAATAGTTATAGTTGGAGCGAGAGAGAAAATCCTTGTCATACATCATACTACGTAAATAAAAAAGTAGGTGTAAATATATTAGCAACAGATATTGGTGTTACCGTTAAAAAAGGATTAAACAAAAATTATTTTGTAGCTGTAGCAGATTTAATTACAACCAAACCAATTTCTGGAGCAAAAGTTACATTTTACAATTACCAACAACAAGAGTTAGGCTCTGTAACTACTAATGCAGAAGGAGTTTCTTTTTATGATGCAGATCATCTTGCATTTTTTGCAGTAGCAGATTTTAAAGGTCAAAAAACATACGTAAAACTTAATGATGGTAATGCACTATCTGTAAGTAAATTTAAAGTAAACGGAGTAAAATTACAAAAAGGAATAAAAGGATATATTTTTGGAGAACGTGGTGTTTGGCGTCCAGGAGATATGTTGCATTTGTCATTTGTTTTAAATGATAATGCTAATAAGTTACCTGCTAATCATCCTGTAAAATTAGAATTGTTAGATCCTTACGGTAAAATAGTACACAGAGAAATTAAAACATCTGGTGTAAATAACTTTTATAATTTTCCAATACAAACAGATGAAGAAGCACCAACAGGAGACTGGTTGGCAAGAGTGTCTGTAGGTGGAGCTCAGTTTACAAAAACTATAAAAATTGAAACTATAAAACCAAATCGTTTAAAAATTAAGAACGATTTTGGAGCTGGTATTCTTAAAGGAGGGAATCCTATAAGCGGAACAATGGAAGTTAAATGGCTGCACGGTGCAGTTGCAAAAAATTTAAATACAGATATTGCAGCTAAGTTTAATACCAAAGCAACTACTTTTAAAAATTACCCAGGGTTTATTTTTGATGACCCAAGTAGAGCATTTTCTGCAGAAGAACAAGTTGTTTATAATGGTAAAATAAATGAAGAAGGTAAAGCAAAATTCTCTATAAATCCGCAGTTAGAAAGTAACCCTCCAGGAATGTTACAGGCAGCTTTTGTAACTAAGGTATATGAAAACGGGGGAGATTTTAGTACCGATGTTTTCACAAAAGAATATTCTCCTTACCAAACATATATTGGTCTTAATGTACCAAAAGGTGATAAGTCTAAGGGGATGTTACTAACAGATGTAAAACATAATTTTGAGGTTGTTTCTGTAGACCAAGATGGTAAACCAAAAGCAGCTAAAAACTTAAAAGTAGCCATATACAAAATACAATGGCGTTGGTGGTGGGAGACTTCAGAGGACAACCTTACACACTACGGAAATAGTGGTTATAGAAACAAAGTTTATGAAACTACAATTAGTACAAACTCTAAAGGAAAAGGTAATTTTGAGTTTGAATTAAAATACCCAGACTGGGGTAGATATTTAGTAAGAGTTGAAGATGAAAATGGCGGGCACGCAACAGGTAAAGCTGTTTATATAGATTGGCCAGGTTGGGCAGGTAAGTCTAAAAAGAACGATCCGTCTGCAGCTACAATGTTATTATTTTCATCAGATAAAGAAAAATACAACGTTGGCGAAACAGCAACCTTTACTTTTCCTAGTTCAGAAAATGGTAGAGCGTTAGTAACAGTAGAAAATGGTAGCGAGGTGTTAGAATCTCTTTGGGTAGAAACTCAAAAAGGAGAAACTAAATTTACTATACCTATGACCAAAGAGTACACGCCAAACGTGTTTATTCATATTTCATTATTGCAACCACACGCATCTACACAAAATGATTTACCTATACGTATGTATGGTGTAATTCCAATTTCTGTAGAAAATAAAGAAACAAAGTTAGAGCCAGAAATTGATATGCCAGATGTGCTTAGACCAGAGGAAACAATTAATGTTGAGGTAAGCGAAAAAGAAGGCAAGGCAATGACGTATACTATTGCTATTGTAGATGAAGGTTTATTAGATTTAACTAGGTTTAAAACACCAAACCCTTGGGGAACTTTTTATGCCAATGAAGCATTGGGAGTAAAAACTTGGGATATTTATGATGATGTTATTGGTGCTTTTGGTGGTAGAATAAATCAGGTATTTGCAATTGGTGGTGATGATGAATTAGCAGGTGCTAAAAATAAAAAAGCAAATAGGTTTGAGCCTATGGTTGTGCATTTAGGTCCGTTTAAATTAGAAAAAGGAGAAACTAAAGCGCATAAAATTAAAATACCTAAATATGTAGGCTCCGTAAGGACTATGGTTGTTGCAGCAGATGCAGAGAAAGAAGCATACGGTAGCCAAGAGAAAACAACGCCTGTACGTAAACCATTAATGATTTTAGCATCATTACCACGTAAAATGACACCTGGTGAATCTGTAATATTACCAGTTACTGTTTTTGCTATGGAGAAAAAGGTTAAAAACGTAAAAATAAAAATTAAAGAAAATAAGGCATTTACTATTGAGGCCGGTAATAGCAAATCGTTAAGGTTTGATACTCCGGATGAGAAAATGGCATACTTTGTCCTAAAAGTATCAGACTTTAAGGGCATTGGTAAGGTGGTTGTAGAGGCTTCGGGTAATGGAGAAAAAGCATCTTTTGAGATTCCAATAGATGTTGTAAATCCTAATCCTGTTACGGCAGACGCATCAAACTATATAATAGACCCTAACAGTAGAAAAACTATTAATTTAGAGACATTTGGTGTTGCTGGTACAAATACAGCGTCAATAGAACTATCTACATTGCCACCAATGAATTTTAATGGTAGAATGCAATACTTAATTCGTTACCCACACGGTTGCGTAGAGCAAACTACATCTGGTGCTTTCCCTCAGTTATTTTTAGCAGATATTTTTGATATGCCTAAAGCTAAAAAACAACAAGTACAGAAAAATGTAGAAATGGCTATAAACCGTTTAGCAGGTTTTCAAACGTCTAACGGAGGCTTGTCATATTGGCCGGGTCAGTCTAGAGCTAATGATTGGGGAACAACTTACGCTGGTCACTTTATGTTAGAGGCAGAAAAAAGAGGTTTTGTATTACCAATAGGTTTTAAATCTAAATGGATTACATATCAGAAAAACGTAGCTAAACAGTACAGAAGTAGTGGTAGATATACATTGTTGCCACAAGCATACCGTTTGTATACACTAGCTTTAGCTGGTAGTGCAGATGTTGCGTCTATGAACAGGTTACAAGAAACAAAAGACTTGTCTAACCAATCTAAATTAAGACTAGCAGCAGCGTACGCACTTATTGGTCAGAAAGCAGTAGCTGTAAAATTAATGAACAGTGCAACATTAGATTTTAGTAATGGCAAGCATAATTATGATACGTATGGTTCTACCGAGCGTAACAAAGCTATGGCTTTAGAAACTATGGTTGTTATGCAAAACAAGCAAACATCTCAGCAGTTGGCTAAAGAGGTTGCAGAAGCTTTAAATAGTGATAAGTATATGAGTACGCAGAGTACAGCGTATAGCTTACTTGCAATAGCTAAATTTGCAGATTTAGTTGGCGGTAAAGGAATAAAGGCTACTATAAAAGTAAATGGTAAAGACGATAAAGTTAGCACAAGCAAAACGTTAGCAAATAGAGTGCTTTCTATTAAAAATGGAAGCAATACAATAGATATTAAAAATAACGAAGGCAATACGCTTTATGTAACTTTAGTTAATAGTGGTAAGTTACCTGTGGGCCAAGAAAAAACGGTGCAGAACAACCTAGATGTAACTGTAGTTTATAAGTCTAGAAATGGAAGTGTTATTGATGCGTCACAAATACAACAAGGAACAGATTTTGTTGCTGAGGTTGTACTTAAAAACACAACAAATACTAAAATTGAAGACGTAGCACTAACAGAAATTTTCCCTAGTGGTTGGGAAATTGTAAATACACGTTTTACAGATTTTGGAAACTTTGCAGAAAACAATGTAACCTATACAGATTTGCGTGATGATAGAGCTAATTTTTATTTTGATTTAAGAGATAATCAAACTAAAAGCTTTAGAATTTTATTAAATGCGTCTTACTTAGGAACTTATTATTTGCCTGGTATACAAGCAGAGGCAATGTATGATAGTGATTACTTAGTACGCACAAAAGGACGTTGGGTAGAGGTTGTAAAATAA
- a CDS encoding DUF5004 domain-containing protein, which yields MKLKLACVSLLGVLFLNCSSDDNGATCASDYTGELKEEETLLQGAWALTAVESSVAIDLTDDEEDNPLEDIFAQSSDCLNDAAYNFNADRSFTFKQGLTATDCDQKSDIAGTWQLVGNVLSFSSVCTIFSSQIELNDDDTNFTITSRTNLRDVNNKIVEAEVTYTYTKN from the coding sequence ATGAAATTAAAATTAGCTTGTGTTAGTTTGCTTGGTGTTTTATTCTTGAATTGCTCGTCTGATGATAATGGTGCAACTTGTGCTAGCGATTATACAGGAGAGTTAAAAGAAGAGGAAACGTTATTGCAAGGTGCTTGGGCGTTAACAGCAGTAGAATCTAGCGTAGCAATAGACTTAACAGATGATGAAGAAGATAATCCTTTAGAAGATATTTTTGCACAAAGTTCTGACTGTTTAAATGATGCTGCATATAATTTTAATGCAGATAGAAGTTTTACCTTTAAGCAAGGGCTAACAGCAACAGATTGTGATCAAAAAAGTGATATAGCAGGTACGTGGCAGTTAGTAGGTAATGTGTTAAGTTTTTCTAGTGTGTGCACTATTTTTAGTTCGCAAATAGAGTTGAATGATGATGATACAAATTTTACAATAACAAGTAGGACAAACCTTAGAGATGTAAACAATAAAATTGTAGAGGCAGAGGTAACCTACACGTACACTAAAAATTAA